GAAGACGAGCCCTGGGATTCCGGCATCGCCCACTACGCCCTGACCCTCTCCGCTCAGCTCCAGCGCCTCGGCCATGAGGTCCATTTCTGGGGCCGCGCCGGCTCCACGCTCGTCGCCGCGGCGGCGCGCGCCGGACTGCGCGCGCGGGGCCTGCGGCGCCCCTGGTCCTCTTTGCACGGCCTGCGCGCCCAGGTGCGCGCCGCGGGCATCGAGCTCATCAACGCCCACACGGGCAGCGGCCACGCCCTGGCTGCGGCCTTGGCCGCCTTGACCACCGTGGCCGTGGTGCGCACGCGCGGCGACGCCCGTCCCGCGGCCAAGCATCCCCTGGCCCGGCTGCTGGCCCGCAGGACCGACGCCTACATCGCCGCCAACTCGGCCATCGCCCGGGATCTGGCGGCCGCGTTCTGGGGCTCGCGGGTCGCCACCGTGTTCCAGGGCATCGCGGCCGGGCCGCCCCCGCCCCTGCCCGCGGGCTGCGCCTTCGGCCTGCTCGGCCGGCTGGACCCGGTCAAGGGACACGAGACCGTTCTGCAGGCCTTGGCTCTGCTCAGGAAGGTGCATCCGGCGGCGCGCTTGCGCGCCGTGGGCGGGGGCGCGCCCCTGCGCCGCGAGCAGCTGGAAGCCCGGGCTCGGGCCCTGGGCCTGGAGGGGTGCGCGGTGTTCACCGGCTTCGTGCCCGACGTAGCGGCCGAACTCGCGCGCTGCCGGATCGGGGTGGTGGCGTCCACGGCCTCGGAGGCCGTGTCACGCGCCGCCCTGGAGTGGATGGCGGCGGGCCGGCCGGTGGCGGCCGCGGCCGTGGGCTGCCTGCCGGACCTCGTGGAGGAGGGCGTGACGGGCTTCTTGACCCCGCCGGGCGACGCCGCGGCCCTGGCCCGGGCCCTGGCGCGGCTGCTGGAGCAGCCGGCTCTGGCCGAGCGCATGGGCGCCGCGGCGCGGCGCGTCTTCGAGGAGCGCTTCAGCCTGGAACGATTCGGCGCCGAAACGATGAAGGTCTATGGACAGGTCCTGGGACATCTTCCATCTTGACGGAGAGCGCGGGCTGCGCGGCGGGGAGCGCCAGCTCCTCTACCTGGCCGCGGCCCTGCGCGCCCGCGGGCACCGCAACACCGTGGTCTGCCGCCGGGCCTCCCCCCTGGAGACCGAGGCGCGGCGGCAGGGTTTCCAGACCGAGAACCTGCCGTACCTGTGTGAGTGGGACCCTATTTCCGCCTGGAAGCTCGCGCGGCTGGCCCGCCGCTCCCGGCGCCCGGTCCTGCACGCGCACACCGCGCACACGGCGGCGCTGGCGGCTTTCGCCAGCCCCCTGGGCGGCCTGCCCTGGGTCGCGCACCGGCGCGTGGACTTCGAGCTCAGCGGCAGGCTCAGCCGGAGGCTCAAGTACGACCGGGCCGGGCGCGTGGTGGCCGTGTCCGGGGCCATCGCGCGCCTTCTAGAGCGTTCCGGCGTCCCCCCCGCCCGCATCGCCGTGGTCCCCGATGGCCTGCCCGTCGGCGACCGGGAGAGGCAGTGGACCGGCGCGGGCGAGGAGGTCTTCTCCCCGGCCTCGGCCCAGGAGAAGGCCCACCTGCGCTGGCAGCTGGCGCAGCGCTTCGGCGCGCGCGAGTCGGACGCCTGGGTCGGGAACCTCGCCGCTTTGGTCCCGCACAAGGACCATGACACCTTGATCGCCGCGGCCCTGCTGGTCATCCAGAAGCGGCCGGAGACGACCTTCCTCATCGCCGGGCAGGGGCCGGAGCAGGAGCGCCTCCTCAAGCAGATCAAGCTCATGGGCCTGATGGGGAAGATCCTCATCCTGGGGCAGTTGGGCGACCCGGCTGCGCTGCTCAGATCGCTCGACCTCTTCGTCCTCTCCTCCTGGGGCGAGGGCATGGGCAGCGTGCTCCTGGAGGCTGCGGCCTGCGGCGTGCCCATCGCGGCCACCACGGCTGGCGGCATCCCCGAGATCGTCACGGACGGAAGCTCCGGGCTCCTGGTGCCGCCGCGCGACCCGGAATCCCTGGCCGGAGCCATCGACAGGCTGCTCGCGGACCGGGAGTTGGCGCAGCGGCTCGCGGACCGGGCTCGGGCTGGCCTGCGGGATTTCGGGCTCGAGCGCATGGCCGTTGAAATGGAGGCCGTCTATGCCGCCCTTGCTTAGCGCCATCCTGATCGCCACCGACGAAGAACGCGACCTGCCGGGCTGCCTGGAGAGCCTCCAGGGTCTGGCTGACGAGATCGTCGTGGTGGTCTCCGAAGAGACCGCGGACCGCACCGAGGAGCTCGCCCGCGCCGCCGGGGCCAAGGTCATCCGCCGCAAATTCATCGACTACGCCTCCCAGCGGCAGGTCTCCCTCGACGCGGCGGCCGGCGACTGGTGCCTCTGGATAGACCCGGACGAGCGGGTCACGCCGCCGCTGCGCGATGAGATCCGCTCCTTGCTGGCGGCGGCGGACGCGGACGCTTACGACATCCGCTTCGAGGTCCGGTTCCTGGGCCGCCCTCTGCGCTGGGGCGGCATGGGCCGGGAATCCCACGTGCGGCTCTTCCGGCGGGGCAAAGCGCGCTTCCAGGGCGGGCTGCTGCATGAGGGATTGGACGTGGCCGGCGCCACGGGACGCCTCCGGCACGGGCGGATGGTCCATGTCCCGTACGAGGACCTCGGCGACTACCTGAGCAAGCTTGACCGCTACACCTCTTTGGCCGCGCGCAAACGCTGGGACCAGGGGCAGCGATTCCACCGGTGGCATCATCTCATCCTGCCCTGGGAATTCTTCGCGCGGGCGGTGCTCAAGCTCGGCATCCTGGACGGTGGACCGGGCTTGATCTGGGCCGGGCTGGCCGCATTCCACAGCTGGCTCAAATATGTCAAACTAGGGGAAATCCAGAAGGAGGCGAAGCCTTGCTAGAGACGATTGCAGGCGGCGCAGCCATCGCCGGCGTGCTCAGCGCGCGCTGGAACTGGTGGCGGCCCAAGGCCGAGGGCCTGCCGAGCCTCATGTATCACAAGGTGGGCGACCATCCCCCAGGGTCCAAGCTCGCCAAGCTTTGGGTCACGGCCGCGGACTTCAGGCGGCAGATGCAGTATCTCAAGCGGCAGGGCTACACCTCCATGCTTTTCGCGGAGCTGCGCGACGCGGAGGTCGGCAGCCGCCCCATGCCGGCCAAGCCGGTCCTCATCACTTTCGACGACGGCTACGCCAACAACGCCGAAGTCGCCTTCCCCATCATGCGGGAGTCCGGGATGAAGGGCAACATCTTCCTGGTCTACGAGACCATCGAGCGGCACAACGCCTGGCACGACCCCGCCAGCGAGCCCTGGGTGCGCATGCTGACCTGGGCGGCCATCGACGAGTTGCAGCGCTCCGGCCTCGTGGAGTTCGGCTCCCATACCATGCGCCATCCCAACCTGGCCCGCACCCCGCTCGACGAGGTCCGCTGGGAGCTCTGCGAAAGCAAGAAGCGCCTGGAGGACAAGCTGGGTCGCCAGATGCTCGGCTTCGCCTACCCCTACGGTGCCGGGGCTTTCGTCCCGGAGGTCCGGCGCCTGGCTCGCGAAGCGGGCTACCGCTACGACTTCAGCATCAAGCAGGGCATCTCTCCTTGGCCCTGGGACCCGGAGTCCGGCCCGCTCCATAGGCTCTTCGTCCGCGGCGACGACTACATGCTGGATTTCCACCTGAACCTGACGCGGGGCAAGGCCCGCTTCTGAGGCCAGGCCCGCCATGAGCTGGGTAGACCGCCGCGCCCGCCTGCTCAAGAGCTTCTGGGGCCGCGGGCTCTTGTGGCTGCTCTCCATGGCCTACGGCGCGGGAGTCCTGGCGCGAGGTCTGCTCTATGACCTGCGCGTGCTCAAGCCCCGCCGGATCGACGCCAAGGTGGTCTGCATCGGGAACCTCACCACCGGCGGCACCGGCAAGACCCCGGCCACGATCCTCGCGGCCCTGACCCTGCGCCGGCGCGACCACCATGTCGCCATCCTGAGCCGGGGCTACGGCCGCCCGCAGAAGGACGCCGAGGTCTGCGTGCTCCACGACGATTCCGAGATGGACTGGAAGCGTTGCGGCGATGAGCCCTGGATGATGCACCAGATACTCAAAGGGCAGGACGTGCCCATCCTGGTCTCGCCGGACCGGGTCGGCGCCGCGGCGCAGGCCGTGACCTTCTTCGACTCCCGGGTGGTCGTCCTCGACGACGGCTTCCAGCACCGGCGCCTCGCGCGAGACCTCGACGTGGTGCTGGTCAACGCGCTCGACCCCTTCGGCGGCCACGCCCTTCTTCCCCTGGGGACCCTGCGCGAGCCCTTGGGAGCCCTGCGCCGGGCTCACCTCATCATGCTGACCCATGTGGACCTGGCGGAGCCGGAGGCGCTCGCCGCCCTGCGCCAGGTCATCCACAAGGCCAACCCGCGGGCGCCGCTGCTCGAGGCGGTCCACCGGCCGGATTTCCTGCTTGAGGTCAAGACCCAGGCCAAGCAGCGCTTCGACCACCTCCAAGGACGGCCCGTGGCGGCCCTCTCCGGCCTGGCCTCGCCGCAGCAGTTCGAGGACAGCCTGGAGCGCAGCGGGGTGCCCATCTCCCAGCGCTGGCGCTATCCGGACCACCACCGCTACACCAAACGCGAGTTGACCTCCGTCGACCACCTTCGGGCCGGCCTGCCCTTGGTGACCACCTTCAAGGACCTGGTGAAGTTCCCGGCGGACTGGCGCGGGATGCTCAGCGGAGAGGTCTACGTCCTGAGCATCAGGCTGGACATCGTCAAGGGCAAGAGCATCTGGCTCGAGACCTTGGGCGGCCTGGTGGGTGAGAAGGTATGACGTCCGTCATCGCCCTTCTGTTAGCCCTCCCGCTCGGTGCCGGCGCCGTCGATATCTCAAGTTCGACCATTGCCGACCTGCATCAGCTCTCGGAAGGCAAGATCGAGGCCTCGACGGACCTAGTCCATCTGGCCGTATTCCCGGAGCAGCTCTCCTACGACGTGTCCTGGGGCATCCTGGCCGTGGGCCGGGCCACCTTGGACGTGCGCGAGGTCGTGCTCTTCAGCGGGGTCCCCGCCTACCACGTGGTCTCCGAATCGAAGTCCAACGCCTTCTGCGACACGTTCTACAAGGTCCGCGACATCAACGAGTCATGGATCGACGCCAGGACCATCACCTCGCTGGGATACTCCAAGAAGCTGCGCGAGGGACACTTCTTCCGGGACGAATGGGTGCTCTACGACAAGCCGGCGGGGAAGTTCCTCTCCAAGAAGATCAACCGCGACGGGACGTTCGCTTGGTCGGCAGGCACCATCCCGGTCCAGGTGCAGGACATCCTCTCCAGCCTCTATTACGTCCGCTCCCGGGCGCTTGCGCCCGGGACCGAGGTGGTGGTGGACGTCAACACCAAGAACACCTGGCCTTTCGTCATCCGGGTCCTGCGCCGGGAGACCGTCAAGACCGCGGCCGGGACCTTCCCCTGCCTGGTGGTGGAGCCCGCCCTGCGCGAGGAAGGCATCTTCATCCAGAAGGGCCGCAAGCTCCAGATATGGCTGACGGACGACGCGCGCAAGGTCCCGGTGCTCATGCGCGTCGAGGTCTTCTTCGGGCACATTTCGGCCAGTTTGGCTAAAATGTTATAATCGCGAAAGATATTGATATGACCATAGCGCATGCCGAGCGCTCCCGCCTGCAGGGCATCGTAGACCGTTTCTCCCGGAAGCGCATCCTGGTTGTCGGCGACCTCATGCTCGACCAGTTCATCCGGGGCGGGGTCTCGCGCATCTCCCCGGAGGCCCCGGTGCCGGTGGTGCAGGTCCGCTCCGAGAGCTTCGTGCTCGGCGGCGCGGGCAACGTGGCCCACAACCTCTCGGCCTTGGGAGCCCGCGTCGAGGCCGTGGGGGTGCTGGGAGACGATCCGGCGGGCCGCATGCTGCGCGACGAGCTCTCGGCCCGGGGCGTCGAGGTCGGCCGCTTGGTGACGGACCCTTCGCGCGTGACCTCCCAGAAATGCCGCGTCATCGCGGAGCATCAGCAGGTGGTCCGCTTCGACCGCGAGACCCCCGGCCCTCTGCCCGTCCCGACTGAGCGGGGCCTGCTCAAGAGCCTCCTGACGGCCCTGCTCGATTGCGACGGGATCGTCCTTTCCGATTACGGCAAGGGAGTCATCTCCCGCAAGCTCATCGCAACGGCCATCTCCGGGGCTAGGCGGCGGGGCATCCCGGTCACCGTTGACCCCAAGGTGGAGCATTTCGGCTTCTACCGCGGCGTGGACTGCATCACCCCCAACACCGCCGAGGCCTGGGCGGGCATGCGGCGTCCTCAGCAGGCCGGCGAGAGACCCCTGACCGCACTGGGTTGGGACATCCGGGCCCGCTTGCGGGCCAAATCCGTCCTGATCACACGCGGCTCGGACGGGATGAGCCTTTTCGAGGCCGGCGGCCGCCTCACCCATATCCCCACGGTGGCCCAAGAGGTCTATGACGTGACCGGCGCCGGGGATACGGTCATCTCCGTATTGACTTTGGGCTTGGCGGCCGGCGCGCGCATCCGAGAAGCCGCCGTGCTCTCGAACTACGCGGCCGGCATCGTAGTGGGAAAGCTGGGCACCGCGGTCTGCACCGTGCCGGAACTGAAAGGGGCCTTGCGTTGAGGAAAGAGGGCGACTGCCTCGTCGTGATCCCGGCCCGCTTGGGCTCGACCAGGTTCCCGGCCAAGGTCCTGGCGCGCCTGGGCGGCAGGCCCGTGGTGGAATGGTGCTGGCGGGCGGCGCGCGCGGCCGGCGTGGGCCCCGTGCTCGTGGCCACCGACGACGAGCGCGTGCGCCGGGCCGTGGCCGCCTTCGGGGGCTTGGCGGTGATGACCCCGGTCTCCTGCGCCTCGGGCAGCGACCGCGTGGCCCGGGCCGCCCGAGGCCGCCGGGAGCCTCTGGTCATCAACCTGCAGGGCGACATGCCCTTCATCAAGCCCTCCACGGTCCGCCGCGTGGCCGAGCTCCTGCGCCGCAACCCCGGCGCGGACATGGCCACCGCGGTCATGCCCCTGCGCGACCCGCGGCGGGACGCTGACCCCAACGTGGTCAAGGCGGCCCTGGCTCAAGACGGCCGCGCGCTCTACTTCTCCCGCGCCGCCATCCCGTTCGCCCGCGACGGAGGCAAGCCCCGGCGTTTCGAGCACCTGGGCATCTACGGGTTCCGGCGCCGGTCCTTGGACCGATTCGTGCGCCTGCCCGCCACCGCTCTGGAACGCTGCGAATGCCTGGAACAGCTCCGGGCCCTGGAAGACGGAATGTCCATCTACGCCGCCGTGGTGACCGAGAGGCCCGTGGCCATCGACACCCCGGCGGACCTTCGTCGTGCCGAGCGTATGTTGCAGGGAACCAAAAAATGACCAAATACATCTTCGTGACCGGCGGGGTGGTGAGCTCGCTAGGCAAGGGCATCTCCGCCTCCTCCATCGGCAAGCTCCTGCAGGCCCGGGGCTTGCGGGTGTCCATGCTCAAGTGCGACCCCTACATCAACGTGGATCCCGGCACCATGAACCCCTTCCAGCACGGCGAGGTCTTCGTGACCGAGGACGGGGCCGAGACCGACCTGGACCTGGGCCACTACGAGCGCTTCCTCAACGCGGAGATGCACCAGGCCAACAACTTCACCGCCGGGAAGGTCTACGAAACGGTCATCTCGCGCGAGCGCAAAGGCGATTTCCTGGGCGCCACGGTTCAGGTCATCCCCCACATCACAGACGAGATCAAGAACCGCTTCCGGGCCATCTCCAAGGACGGGGACGTGGCCATCGTGGAGATCGGCGGCACGGTCGGCGACATCGAGAGCCTGCCCTTCCTGGAGGCCGCCCGGCAGATGGGCCTGGAAGGCGGCCGGGACAACGTCCTCTACGTGCACGTCACCCTCGTCCCCTACATCAAGGCCTCGGAGGAACTCAAGACCAAGCCCACCCAGCACAGCGTCGGCAAGCTCCGCGAGATCGGCATCAACCCGGACATCATCATCTGCCGCAGCGAGAAGCCCCTCAACTCCGACATCAAGGCCAAGCTCAGCCTGTTCTGCAACGTGCCCAAGGAGTCCGTGATCGAGGCCCAGGACGCGTTCAGCATCTACGAGGTCCCTCTCATGCTCCACAAGCAGGGCCTCGACGACCAGATCATCATGCTCCTGCGCCTGCGCACGCACTCCAAGGACCTGGAGTCCTGGACGGCCATGGTGGAGCGCCTGCGCAAGCCCAAGCGCGAGGTCACCATCGCCCTGGCCGGAAAGTACACCGACTACAAGGACGCCTACAAGTCGGTCAACGAATCCTTGGTCCACGCCGGCATCGCGCACTCCGCCCAGGTGCACGTGCGCTTCGTGGAGACCACGGACCACGACCTGGAGGAGAAGCTTGCCGACGTGGGGGGCATCCTCGTGCCCGGCGGCTTCGGCGACCGCGGCATCGAGGGCAAGATCCACGTGGCGCGCCTGGCCCGCGAGGGCCGCATCCCCTACTTCGGGCTGTGCCTGGGCATGCAGGTGGCGGTCATCGAGTTCGCGCGCAACGTGCTCAAGCTGGCCGGCGCCCACTCCACGGAGTTCGACGCGCAGACCCGCTACCCGGTCATCGACCTGCTTCCGGAGCAGAAGACGGTCAAGGACAAGGGCGCGACGATGCGCCTGGGCACCTACGAGTGCGCGCTCAAGAAGGGCAGCCTGGCGCATAAGGCCTACGGCGCCAGCACCGTGCGCGAGCGCCACCGCCACCGCTACGAGGTCAACAACAAGTTCCGCAAGCTGCTCGAGGACTCCGGCCTCTGCGTGGCCGGGACCTACGCGGCCAAGAACCTCGTGGAGATCATCGAGCTGCCAGACCACCCCTGGTTCCTGGCCGTGCAATTCCACCCGGAATTCAAGAGCCGGCCGGAGGTTCCGCATCCGCTGTTCCGCGACTTCGTGGCCGCGGCCCTGGCCCGGACCTCCCAGCAAGTCCATGCCCGCTAAGCTGCGCGCCGTGCGCCAGGCGCGCCTGGCGGTGGGCGGGGCCGTCTTCGCCAACGACGCCCCCTTGGCCTTCATCGGCGGCCTCTGCGCCCTGGAATCCGAAGCGCTGCTCCGGCGGGTGGGCCGGTCGCTCAAGGACTGCTTCGCCAAGCTCGGCGCGGGCTTCGTCCTGAAATGCTCCGCGGACAAGGCCAACCGGACCTCGGGCGAGGCTTTTCGCGGCCCTGGCTTCGAAGCCGGCCTGCGCATACTCGCCCGGGTGGCGCGGGGCCTGGGCGTGGCCTGCCTGACCGACGTGCACGAGCCGGCCCAGGCCGCGCTGGCCGCTTGCAGGTCCCGGCCTTCCTGTGCCGGCAGACCGAGATGCTCCTGGCCTGCGGCCGGACCGGCAAGCCGGTCAACCTCAAGAAGGGGCAGTTCGTCTCTCCCTGGGACATGGCCCACGCGGTGCGCAAGGTCGAGTCCACGGGAAACCGCAGGATCATGCTCACGGAGCGCGGCACGAGCTTCGGCTACGGCAACCTCGTCGTGGATATGCGCTCGCTGACCGTCCTGCGCTCTTTGGGCTACCCGGTCATCTTCGACGCGACGCATTCCGTGCAGCTTCCGGGAGGCCTGGGCCATGCCACGGGGGGCGACCGCCGCGCCATCTGGCCGCTGACCCGGGCCGCGGCGGCCGTGGGCGTGGCCGGGGTCTTCTTCGAGGCGCATCCGGACCCGGACCGGGCTTTGAGCGACGGCCCCAACGCCTTGGCCCTGCGCGACGTGCCGCGCTTCGCCGCCATGGCGCAGCGCATAGACTCCATGGTGAAAAGGGAACTCCTATGAAATGCATGAACTGCGGCCAAGAGAACAAGGACACGGCCAAGGCCTGCAAGAAGTGCGGCCGGGACCTCACCATCCCGCCGGCCTGGTTCCCGGACGCGAAATGGCACCTGAGGACCTTGGGCATCATCTACGCCTGCCTCGTCGTGTTCTATTTCGGGGTGACCTATCTGCTGCGCAAGATGCCCCGGCCCTACCACATCCGCAAGATCCCCGTCGAGATGACGCCCTGGCTGCGTCCCGGGGGCAAGATCGTCCCCGATGAAGAACTGCAGGCCCCGGCCCAGCGGCCCCAAGTCGAAGACCCCGCCCCCGGCAAGAAGTGAGCGCAATCGCCCGCGTCGGCGCCGTCCTCGTCCTGCTGGTCCCGCTCGGCGCGGGCGGGTGCCGCCAGGCCCGGCCTACGGCCTCCGAACCGCTCCAGACCATGGAAGACTTCGTCTTGGACCAGACCGTCCACGGGGTCCAGGTCTGGGAGCTCGCGGCACGCAGCGCCGTCCTGCATGAGGAGGCGGGCCACGCGATCCTCGACCAGCCGCGCATGCGCTTCTTCCGCGACGGCCGCGTGGTCTCCCGGGTGAGCTCCGCGACCGGCAAGGTGCTGGTGGCCACGCACGACGTGTTCCTGTCGAGCTCGGTGGTGCTCGAAGCCCTTGAAGACCGCTCGGTCTTGGAGACGGAGTCCATGACCTATTCGGCCAAGCGCGACCGCTTCCTCACGGACGCCGAGGTTCTGGTCAAGAGGCCGGAAGGCCGCCTGCGCGGCCGCGGGCTGGAGGCCAAGCCGGACCTATCGGAGATCCGCATCTTCAATCAGCGCGCCGTGGTCAAGGAGAAGTCCTCATGACCTGGCTCGCCGCCCTGCTCCTGTGCGCCGGGCCGGCCCTAGGGGCCGACTCCGGGGCCGCGCACGAGGGCCGGCCTGTGGTGGGCGGCGTGGTGCGCAGCAAGGAATGGGTCATCCGCCGCGCCCCGCACCGGGAAGAGGAGTTCATCGGCGACGTGAGCTACCATAAGGGGCCCAGCCTGCTGACCTCGGATTGGGCGCTCTTCCGGCACGAGCCGCAGCTCTGGGACGCCCGCGGGCATGTGCGCCTGGAGCACACGCTCAAGTCCGGCGACCGCATCGAGGTCCTCGGCGATACGGCCCATTTCGACCAGAACACCGGCCGCGGCCGGCTGCTGCCGCCGAAGGACGGCCTGGTCGCCTATTCCCGCACCCCTTTGGAAGGCGCGCCTGACTCGGGTTCGGCCAAGCGCATCGATTGGGAGGGGCAGGAGCACATCCGCCTGACGGGGCGGGTGCATGTGTGGGGCTCGCGCCTGGCGCTCTGGGGCGACCAAGCGGACTATGAAGCGGGCGCGGGAAAGCTGACCGTGACAGGAGGCCGTCCGGTGGTGCAGGTTCTTCAAGGCGATTGGACCGGCGCGGTGCAGGGCGACCAGGTGACCGCTTTGCAGAAGCCGGACCGGGTTCAGGCTGACGGGCGGACCCGGGGTTGGATCAAGTTCAAAGAGAAGCCGGGGAAGAAGAAGAAATGAAGCTGAGCGCCAAAGACATCCACAAGGCTTACGGCCACCGCCAGGTGGTCAAGGGCGTGTCTTTGGAGGTCTCCTCCGGCGAGATCGTGGGTCTGCTGGGGCCCAACGGGGCGGGCAAGACCACCACTTTCTACAGCTTGGCGGGCTTCATCACGCCTGAGTCCGGGGTGATCGCCATAGACGATCAGGACGTGACGGCCCTGCCCATGTACGCGCGGGCCCGGCGGGGCCTGGGTTATCTGGCCCAGGAGCCGACGGTGTTCCGGGGCCTGAGCGTGGAGGAGAACCTGCGCGCGGTCCTGGAGCGGACGGTGCCCAGCCGCCTGGAGCAGATGCGCCGGGTCAAGGACCTTCTGGAGGAATTCGGACTCTGGGAGCTGCGGCGCCAGAAGGCCTGGACCTTGTCGGGCGGGGAGAAGCGGCGCTTGGAGGTCGCCCGGGCGATGATCAGCGATCCGAAGATCATCATGCTCGACGAGCCGTTCGTGGGCATCGACCCGATCACGGTCGGGGATCTCAAGACCATGATCTCGGCGCTCAAGGACCGGGGCATCGGCATCCTGATCACGGACCACAACGTGCGCGAGACCCTGCCCATCATCGAGCGCGCCTACCTGATGTTCGACGGGAAGATCCTCGTCGAGGGCAACTCCAGGCAGCTTCTGGAGGACCCGAAGGCCCGCGAACTGTACCTCGGGCACGACTTCAAGATCTAGCGGCGCTGGAGGACCACATGCTCAAGGGGATCATCATGGGAGCCGCGGGTTCCGCGGCGGCGGCGCTCCTGGGCGCGTATCTCTTCATTACCTTGGGAGGGATGCCGGCCAACGCGGACGCCGAGCCGTCGCGGCTGGAGAGGTGGGCTGCCCGCAAATCCCTGCGCGCGACCATCCGGCGCGAGTCCCCGAAGGGGCCCAATCCGGAGGCGCTCAGCGACGAGAACCTGCTCGCCGGCGTGCGGCTCTATGCGATCAAATGCGCCGAGTGCCACGGGGCGGCGGATGGGAAGGCCTCGTCCATAGCCAAGGGCCTGTTCCAGAAGCCGCCGCAGTTCGCCGAGGAAGGGGTGGAGGATGACCCGGAGGGCGCGACGTTCTGGAAGATCCTCCATGGGATCAGGTTGACGGGGATGCCTTCGCATCGGAACGCCCTATCGGAGCGGCAGATCTGGCAGCTGACGCTCTT
This genomic stretch from Elusimicrobiota bacterium harbors:
- a CDS encoding glycosyltransferase family 2 protein; its protein translation is MPPLLSAILIATDEERDLPGCLESLQGLADEIVVVVSEETADRTEELARAAGAKVIRRKFIDYASQRQVSLDAAAGDWCLWIDPDERVTPPLRDEIRSLLAAADADAYDIRFEVRFLGRPLRWGGMGRESHVRLFRRGKARFQGGLLHEGLDVAGATGRLRHGRMVHVPYEDLGDYLSKLDRYTSLAARKRWDQGQRFHRWHHLILPWEFFARAVLKLGILDGGPGLIWAGLAAFHSWLKYVKLGEIQKEAKPC
- a CDS encoding glycosyltransferase family 4 protein — translated: MRILQIEDEPWDSGIAHYALTLSAQLQRLGHEVHFWGRAGSTLVAAAARAGLRARGLRRPWSSLHGLRAQVRAAGIELINAHTGSGHALAAALAALTTVAVVRTRGDARPAAKHPLARLLARRTDAYIAANSAIARDLAAAFWGSRVATVFQGIAAGPPPPLPAGCAFGLLGRLDPVKGHETVLQALALLRKVHPAARLRAVGGGAPLRREQLEARARALGLEGCAVFTGFVPDVAAELARCRIGVVASTASEAVSRAALEWMAAGRPVAAAAVGCLPDLVEEGVTGFLTPPGDAAALARALARLLEQPALAERMGAAARRVFEERFSLERFGAETMKVYGQVLGHLPS
- a CDS encoding DUF3108 domain-containing protein; its protein translation is MTSVIALLLALPLGAGAVDISSSTIADLHQLSEGKIEASTDLVHLAVFPEQLSYDVSWGILAVGRATLDVREVVLFSGVPAYHVVSESKSNAFCDTFYKVRDINESWIDARTITSLGYSKKLREGHFFRDEWVLYDKPAGKFLSKKINRDGTFAWSAGTIPVQVQDILSSLYYVRSRALAPGTEVVVDVNTKNTWPFVIRVLRRETVKTAAGTFPCLVVEPALREEGIFIQKGRKLQIWLTDDARKVPVLMRVEVFFGHISASLAKML
- the kdsB gene encoding 3-deoxy-manno-octulosonate cytidylyltransferase, giving the protein MRKEGDCLVVIPARLGSTRFPAKVLARLGGRPVVEWCWRAARAAGVGPVLVATDDERVRRAVAAFGGLAVMTPVSCASGSDRVARAARGRREPLVINLQGDMPFIKPSTVRRVAELLRRNPGADMATAVMPLRDPRRDADPNVVKAALAQDGRALYFSRAAIPFARDGGKPRRFEHLGIYGFRRRSLDRFVRLPATALERCECLEQLRALEDGMSIYAAVVTERPVAIDTPADLRRAERMLQGTKK
- a CDS encoding polysaccharide deacetylase family protein, which codes for MLETIAGGAAIAGVLSARWNWWRPKAEGLPSLMYHKVGDHPPGSKLAKLWVTAADFRRQMQYLKRQGYTSMLFAELRDAEVGSRPMPAKPVLITFDDGYANNAEVAFPIMRESGMKGNIFLVYETIERHNAWHDPASEPWVRMLTWAAIDELQRSGLVEFGSHTMRHPNLARTPLDEVRWELCESKKRLEDKLGRQMLGFAYPYGAGAFVPEVRRLAREAGYRYDFSIKQGISPWPWDPESGPLHRLFVRGDDYMLDFHLNLTRGKARF
- a CDS encoding CTP synthase, producing MTKYIFVTGGVVSSLGKGISASSIGKLLQARGLRVSMLKCDPYINVDPGTMNPFQHGEVFVTEDGAETDLDLGHYERFLNAEMHQANNFTAGKVYETVISRERKGDFLGATVQVIPHITDEIKNRFRAISKDGDVAIVEIGGTVGDIESLPFLEAARQMGLEGGRDNVLYVHVTLVPYIKASEELKTKPTQHSVGKLREIGINPDIIICRSEKPLNSDIKAKLSLFCNVPKESVIEAQDAFSIYEVPLMLHKQGLDDQIIMLLRLRTHSKDLESWTAMVERLRKPKREVTIALAGKYTDYKDAYKSVNESLVHAGIAHSAQVHVRFVETTDHDLEEKLADVGGILVPGGFGDRGIEGKIHVARLAREGRIPYFGLCLGMQVAVIEFARNVLKLAGAHSTEFDAQTRYPVIDLLPEQKTVKDKGATMRLGTYECALKKGSLAHKAYGASTVRERHRHRYEVNNKFRKLLEDSGLCVAGTYAAKNLVEIIELPDHPWFLAVQFHPEFKSRPEVPHPLFRDFVAAALARTSQQVHAR
- the lpxK gene encoding tetraacyldisaccharide 4'-kinase, with product MSWVDRRARLLKSFWGRGLLWLLSMAYGAGVLARGLLYDLRVLKPRRIDAKVVCIGNLTTGGTGKTPATILAALTLRRRDHHVAILSRGYGRPQKDAEVCVLHDDSEMDWKRCGDEPWMMHQILKGQDVPILVSPDRVGAAAQAVTFFDSRVVVLDDGFQHRRLARDLDVVLVNALDPFGGHALLPLGTLREPLGALRRAHLIMLTHVDLAEPEALAALRQVIHKANPRAPLLEAVHRPDFLLEVKTQAKQRFDHLQGRPVAALSGLASPQQFEDSLERSGVPISQRWRYPDHHRYTKRELTSVDHLRAGLPLVTTFKDLVKFPADWRGMLSGEVYVLSIRLDIVKGKSIWLETLGGLVGEKV
- a CDS encoding glycosyltransferase, with the translated sequence MDRSWDIFHLDGERGLRGGERQLLYLAAALRARGHRNTVVCRRASPLETEARRQGFQTENLPYLCEWDPISAWKLARLARRSRRPVLHAHTAHTAALAAFASPLGGLPWVAHRRVDFELSGRLSRRLKYDRAGRVVAVSGAIARLLERSGVPPARIAVVPDGLPVGDRERQWTGAGEEVFSPASAQEKAHLRWQLAQRFGARESDAWVGNLAALVPHKDHDTLIAAALLVIQKRPETTFLIAGQGPEQERLLKQIKLMGLMGKILILGQLGDPAALLRSLDLFVLSSWGEGMGSVLLEAAACGVPIAATTAGGIPEIVTDGSSGLLVPPRDPESLAGAIDRLLADRELAQRLADRARAGLRDFGLERMAVEMEAVYAALA
- the rfaE1 gene encoding D-glycero-beta-D-manno-heptose-7-phosphate kinase — its product is MTIAHAERSRLQGIVDRFSRKRILVVGDLMLDQFIRGGVSRISPEAPVPVVQVRSESFVLGGAGNVAHNLSALGARVEAVGVLGDDPAGRMLRDELSARGVEVGRLVTDPSRVTSQKCRVIAEHQQVVRFDRETPGPLPVPTERGLLKSLLTALLDCDGIVLSDYGKGVISRKLIATAISGARRRGIPVTVDPKVEHFGFYRGVDCITPNTAEAWAGMRRPQQAGERPLTALGWDIRARLRAKSVLITRGSDGMSLFEAGGRLTHIPTVAQEVYDVTGAGDTVISVLTLGLAAGARIREAAVLSNYAAGIVVGKLGTAVCTVPELKGALR